The genomic segment tttgTAACGATCAACTTTCACACAGTAGGTAATGTAAAGCATCTATAAGTAAGACCTGGGCTTTTGTCAGTTGGGCGTTGCCCCAGATCCTCAGTTTTAATAGCTGTGAAAAGAAAGATAAACACCTCAAAGGCAATTTGCAAATATGAAAAGGACTTAATAGGAATTTTGACAGCCAgataaaactaaaattaatttgGCTTCTATTTGGGACCACTGTCAGGCTGTCATGACTTAACAGACTTGATAGGAAACAACTGTGCCAGTCCTCACTGTTCCTGCTAGAAAGTAGGTCATAACTGGAACGGTTCCAGTTATACCACTGGATCCAGAACAATGCATATGATGTAGACAAGATGTAGAGTTTTCCTCTGACCTCCCCAGTAGGTGGACACTTTTCTTTGTGATGAAACTCGTTTCAGACAAAGAAGTAAAACCTCTAATACTTCTGGCTCTGGATCAAACACTTGCAAACTTAATATTATTCCCATCAGATATATTTTATGTACTCATAAACAAGAATTTACACTCTCACGCAGTAACAAAGTATTTGAACCATGTAAACACTTAACATCATTATGTGATCATTAGTTATTGATACCGAAGCAAGATTGGACTTTTACTTTGATAGGATGAGGAAGAATAAGAGGGATGGTGGgctgggtgggtggatggatcgACGGACAAACCAACAGACTTGACAGAAGGGGattttttgctgtttgaatCTTTATTACTCCCAAAAGATGATTTATTCCCTTCAGAATTCATGCAAGCTGATAATTTCATGATGGCAGAAAAGATGAGATTAAAGATGTAATGGACATTTTTCACCGCCGTAAATTTCTAAAATCAGTTATGACAGAATTCCATTTAGCTGCATACAGTCAGTGTCAAGGTCCTTGTGTCACCTGTTAGCATATACTATTGTGACTTCAAAGAGGTTGAAAAAGTAGCCTTATGTCACCATGCCACccagaaattaaaagaaaataacagaagAGTTGTTTGACGTTATTCATTGCTTGACATTATTCATGGAGGAGAACTTTCTTAACCCAAGTGGAACTGATTCTTGCATGGGCATGCAAAGCGAACTTTGTAGTCCAAGCAGTATCCGAAAATCTGGTCTTTATTTTGGCACACAAATCCTACAGTTGGGTTGTATCTGAAGAAAAGATTCAAAGCGTTTAGTGAATTAGCATCACAGCTGGAAGACAATTTCCAAACCTAAAACAAAGTATCTCTAGCCTGCAGATTTCATCTGGAATCTTTAGAGAAACTCGAACTGCCTTCTGACGAACTGAATTCATCAGTCGTCTAAAAGTCTATCATAAAATCCTTCTGATTCTTTCCCTTTGAGGCAACTTACGTTGAGAAGACCTGCCCTGTGCTGAGGGCTGGTTTATGTGTGCCGACGACAACAGCTTCAATGAACAGTGGGTATGTACAGATGTCACGTGGATAATTCTTCCTAATCAACGACAAAAGCTCCCAGTCTCCAGTTCCACTGGGGTCGTCTCTGTCGTACCAACGAGTCCAGCACACTATAGCACGCAGTGAAAGAGATATAGGATGAGTGGTGAGACCATTTAAAGCTTAAAAAACAGTGCTGTCAATACTGAGAATGGGTGATAACAGATCATTTTCATTAGCAGTTAACAGTGCCTATGTCCATCACTCTAGTACggtacctcctccaccacagAAAGGGGGATGGCAGCTGAAACGGACTTTATAATCTTGACACAGTTTGCCATGTCTTTGGTCATTGTTTCTGCACACGAAGCCGTAAAGGACGTCATTTCTGAAGAAGACACCCAGAAGACGTTTCATGTAAACAAACTAGTAATCCATCCAAATGTAACATACGATATATACTGTTGAATAACAGTTGTAACAGTTGAATAATTTAGTCCTCAACATCATCTCTTCACTACAAGCATGCTAACTCTCAGACAAACCATAGCAGTCCGAAGGAACTGCTATGGTAGTAATAGCTGTAATAAAATCTGCTGCCTGCAGATGGCAGTAGTTTGTGCGCGTGAGTAAAAAACACTAAAGAGAAAGCCTTAATCTGAAATAGCTGTAAAGATAAAGTCGTGTTTATTGCTGGACTGATGATAGTTACACGTTTTATATGTTTCCATTCTGCATCGTTACTGAATTTTCATCGCACAAACAGTCATGGTGACTGCAGTGCTTTGAGGAGAACAGTGTGACTCACAACCACAAGATTTTTATCCATACTGGTCTTACTTGTGAATCACATCTCCAGTTGCACCTGCAGGCACCCCAAGTAGACTCCTGGCCTCAATTTCCACTGGTTTGGGGCAGATCTTCCCTGGGTTCTCAGCTCGAAGATTACTGAGGGTTTcccagtctccagtaccagaGGGGTTGTCTCTGTCATACCAGTCTGTCCAGCATTCTAGAAAAGGATCATTTAGattgagttgtgtgtgtgtgtgtgtgtgtgtgtgtgtgtgtgtgtgtgtgtgtgtgtgtgtgtgtgtgtgtgtgtcaaatgtcaaaatgtcGAAACAAAGCAAAAGTTAAAAGTGTGATGTGCTTACGAATGTGGGTGGGATAGTCGCAGGGCTCTTgaaggaacaaaacaaaagagaaggCGTTAGACCTTTCTAAATGCAAACTGAATGGTTCACTTTAGCCTCTGTCAGGATTCATCCTGAGAGGGTTCTCCAACCtgcctttatttatttgaaggGCAGGAAGACACAGTTTTCATTAACATCTTTAAATTGCCTGCTGCAAAACCACCACTGCCGAGATGTCGCAGAAGTTGATTTAAAGGCACAgttaaactgaaaatgaaaattctaGCATTATTTACTACCGTCTGTGCTAATGGaaagtcagggttagggttaggttttgtgCACTAGGATTCTTACAACATAATCCAAGTCACCGGTGGCGCCAAGATCCctgatttatttgaaaagaCGTTATTTACGACCTTCCGTGAGCTTGAATTTTCAACGTTGTTGCTAGGCTAAAAGTTCTGAGCATGCAGCTTATCTGAAAAAGGTGCATGAGTTTGTTTGATTAATGTGAGTCTCGAGTCTCTCAAAGGGTTTAGGAGAAATGCTGCAAAGCTGGGGTGGTGTTGTATTTTGCTCTGTAAACTAAGAAATCTCAAAAGACTTTCCATCAACAGGTAGGAAACAGCTGAATTTTTGAATTTTGGTTGTAATTTTCTTCATACCTCCATAACAGAAAGAGACAGGGCACTTGAAACGAACTATATAATCATTACACCTCTTCCTCCACCAGGTTTGGTCCTTGTTTCTGCACACAAATCCAGTTATGACATCATAcctgaaagaagaagagaaaaataaaccaATGACGAAGATACTAAACACGTTCCACATAGTTAAGATAAAGTTCTGTTTGGTGTTGGACTGATCCATTATGAGGTTTCATAAGTTATGATTCTGCAACTCTACCTAATCTTTCATAGCATAGATAGGTGGACAGAGTATCACTCCATGCAGTTCTTACCTATAGATAACATCTCCTGTTGAAAATGGATCAACACCAAATCTAGTCTGGGCTTCAATTTGTAACGGAGTTTTGCAGATCTGTCCCGAAAAGATATCACGAATACGGTTGACGGTTTCCCAGTCTCCAGTTCCGAATGGGCTATCGACGTTAAACCATCTGGTATAGCACTCTAGAACAAAGATGTTTGAATTGAAATGTGAACATCAAATATTAGTACTAATAACAATTTAGTTGTGATTTGATCCGGGCGACTTTCAGGTGTCGGTACAAAGGttgcaaaaacaaatgtaacatGAAACGAAAATTACGAGGTGTGGCATACGTAATTAAAGCACAAAGCATTCAGAGCCAAACAGCATTTTATTCTActtatttaaaatacacagtTTTCATGTTTCACTTAACCCAAATGTTTCTTCCATATTGCCCACATTTGGCAAGAATTTAATCAGATAACAACGAATTATCTTACCATGTTTGTTTGGAGGTGGTCTGATCAACCCTAGTAAGAGTAAGGACACAGTCTTAATTTAGTAGTCAGCGAGATTTTTTGGAGTACATTTAAATTCTGTCGCTCCTGTTTGtttcatcaaacaaacaaacttataTTTGGTGAGAATTCTGTCAGTCAGCAGTGATTGTCTTACCAATTGTCGGTTCATCCCTCACTGGGAAAAGTAACGACAAACAAATATCTTTATTGAGTAATCAGAGTGGTTTACTGCGTGTACTGTAATTAGAttacattctgtttttattttttaacaaagaCGGCGTACAGAATTTCATCCGACTGGGTTGTCTTACCAGGTTGAATGACTACCGGTGCTCGCTCCTCCTGTGAAATTCCTGATAATCAAAACTCACCATGAGTACTTAAATAGATGCAATGCTTTTGATTACACATCATTTTCATTGTACTTGTTTGGTTATCATCAAAGAAGGCATGCACATATATTCAGTGAGAATTCCATCAGTCAACAGTGATAGTCTTACCATTTTGAGCTGCACCCGAACCGCTCGTttctggtaaaaataaagacaaacaaatatctttatttagtattttaaataaatctttatgAGTATTTTACGGTGTGTAATTAGATTACATTTAAttcttgttttttaacaaaGACGGTGTACAGAATTTCATCAGACTAAACAGGTAGAATGTCCCCTTGTGGTGGCTCATCCTCTGGGAACATAAACAAAACCCACCATGAGTACTTAAGTAGATGCAATGCTTTTGATTACACATCAACTTCATTTTAcctgggtttttttggggttttttttttattttttttaattggtttggttttcatttAAGAAAACATGCACATATATTTTTTGATAATTGAATCCAAGACAGTGATAGTCTTACCATTTTCAGCTGCACCCGAACTACTGCTTTCTGGTAAAAGTAACGACAAATAAATACCTTTATTTAATCAGAGTATTTTACGGAGTGTAATTACATTACattccctttttgttttttaacaaagatggtGTACAGAATTTCATAAGACTAACCAGGTAGAATGTCCCCTTGTGGTGGCTCATCCTCTGGGAACACTGATAAACAAAACCCCCCATGAGTACTTGGGTAGACGCAATGCTTTTGATTacacatcattttcattttacctgttttttttatctaaaaaaaaattggtttggttttcatttAAGAAAACATGCACGTATAT from the Antennarius striatus isolate MH-2024 chromosome 19, ASM4005453v1, whole genome shotgun sequence genome contains:
- the LOC137613606 gene encoding uncharacterized protein isoform X3 — protein: MFKLLSVFIVAVLFFVGRNLAEAQEAGGAVFLQHVFEGNSSGTAQNEDEPPQGDIPFGNERPIVVQNEDEPPQGDVIPERSSSGAAQNVFTEDEPSQGDILPVFPEDEPPQGDILPESSSSGAAENETSGSGAAQNGISQEERAPVVIQPVRDEPTIGLIRPPPNKHECYTRWFNVDSPFGTGDWETVNRIRDIFSGQICKTPLQIEAQTRFGVDPFSTGDVIYRYDVITGFVCRNKDQTWWRKRCNDYIVRFKCPVSFCYGEPCDYPTHIQCWTDWYDRDNPSGTGDWETLSNLRAENPGKICPKPVEIEARSLLGVPAGATGDVIHKNDVLYGFVCRNNDQRHGKLCQDYKVRFSCHPPFCGGGVCWTRWYDRDDPSGTGDWELLSLIRKNYPRDICTYPLFIEAVVVGTHKPALSTGQVFSTYNPTVGFVCQNKDQIFGYCLDYKVRFACPCKNQFHLG
- the LOC137613606 gene encoding uncharacterized protein isoform X2, whose amino-acid sequence is MFKLLSVFIVAVLFFVGRNLAEAQEAGGAVFLQHVFGEDIFAENRDEGNSSGTAQNEDEPPQGDIPFGNERPIVVQNDEPPQGDVIPERSSSGAAQNVFTEDEPSQGDILPVFPEDEPPQGDILPESSSSGAAENETSGSGAAQNGISQEERAPVVIQPVRDEPTIGLIRPPPNKHECYTRWFNVDSPFGTGDWETVNRIRDIFSGQICKTPLQIEAQTRFGVDPFSTGDVIYRYDVITGFVCRNKDQTWWRKRCNDYIVRFKCPVSFCYGEPCDYPTHIQCWTDWYDRDNPSGTGDWETLSNLRAENPGKICPKPVEIEARSLLGVPAGATGDVIHKNDVLYGFVCRNNDQRHGKLCQDYKVRFSCHPPFCGGGVCWTRWYDRDDPSGTGDWELLSLIRKNYPRDICTYPLFIEAVVVGTHKPALSTGQVFSTYNPTVGFVCQNKDQIFGYCLDYKVRFACPCKNQFHLG
- the LOC137613606 gene encoding uncharacterized protein isoform X1 codes for the protein MFKLLSVFIVAVLFFVGRNLAEAQEAGGAVFLQHVFGEDIFAENRDEGNSSGTAQNEDEPPQGDIPFGNERPIVVQNEDEPPQGDVIPERSSSGAAQNVFTEDEPSQGDILPVFPEDEPPQGDILPESSSSGAAENETSGSGAAQNGISQEERAPVVIQPVRDEPTIGLIRPPPNKHECYTRWFNVDSPFGTGDWETVNRIRDIFSGQICKTPLQIEAQTRFGVDPFSTGDVIYRYDVITGFVCRNKDQTWWRKRCNDYIVRFKCPVSFCYGEPCDYPTHIQCWTDWYDRDNPSGTGDWETLSNLRAENPGKICPKPVEIEARSLLGVPAGATGDVIHKNDVLYGFVCRNNDQRHGKLCQDYKVRFSCHPPFCGGGVCWTRWYDRDDPSGTGDWELLSLIRKNYPRDICTYPLFIEAVVVGTHKPALSTGQVFSTYNPTVGFVCQNKDQIFGYCLDYKVRFACPCKNQFHLG